A stretch of the Sulfurimonas sp. HSL3-1 genome encodes the following:
- a CDS encoding mechanosensitive ion channel family protein produces MKHFFVLMLLGLQLVAAEPFWQQVLSVEAELYAPRSDTNASEAAGVDAKLDAFAALISALKAAPYSVENPVNPFFHPSEADAQLYRLSAKIRVNREQGNSLAETRDRLAVQTLKLQQRIFVFFASLAAEWTTLDTEALSARVRDEINQLQAIGVEADVHAAAEVSEEGEIADALRQNAAALQTHYLFYKELLDYLQLHPQSLQYRSLLQRIKLDSLLALLNDNAVAAEINTGLRYVNTDVGRLTLFAASLLLAWLVAALLYYRVYRLMQHLITRKEDLTDEMMLNNIESIRRPLFIIILAYGLQVGLEILQHPSSSQDESTLFYFVYLAAFSYIVIRLVDNFFYHFLHQRTGLKNRQMRSELVNLILSIIKIAIIITAVLFFLVHIGVNITGLVASLGIGGLAVALAAKDTLSNFFGLLKILSDNSFSQGDWIQAGDVEGTVVEIGFISTDIRTFDNALITVPNEKLANVPLKNYNRRKVGRRIKMHIGVTYGSDRAALAKAIDEIRQMLLEHPDTVVPGEYDTEMYNRLKKREKRLISVEDKFGIKTSLMVYLDELSASSMDILIYTFTNTVDWEEWLRIKQEIIFKIWEILDANGLAFAFPSQSLYFDQDNIRDSVAPMFKNQPEK; encoded by the coding sequence ATGAAACATTTTTTTGTCCTGATGCTGCTCGGCCTTCAGCTCGTCGCGGCCGAACCGTTCTGGCAGCAGGTCCTCTCCGTCGAAGCGGAGCTTTACGCGCCGCGCAGCGATACGAATGCCTCGGAAGCGGCGGGGGTTGACGCAAAACTCGACGCCTTTGCCGCTTTAATCTCGGCGCTGAAAGCGGCCCCCTACAGCGTTGAAAACCCCGTCAACCCCTTTTTCCACCCCTCCGAAGCGGATGCGCAGCTCTACCGGCTCTCCGCCAAGATCCGCGTCAACCGCGAACAGGGGAACAGCCTGGCCGAAACCCGCGACCGCCTCGCCGTGCAGACGCTAAAGCTGCAGCAGCGCATCTTTGTCTTTTTCGCCTCCCTCGCGGCGGAGTGGACCACCCTCGATACGGAGGCGCTGAGTGCACGGGTCCGCGACGAGATCAACCAGCTTCAGGCGATCGGCGTGGAGGCCGATGTCCATGCCGCCGCAGAGGTGAGTGAGGAGGGGGAGATCGCCGATGCCCTGCGCCAGAACGCAGCGGCACTGCAGACCCACTACCTTTTCTACAAGGAGCTGCTGGACTACCTCCAACTTCATCCCCAGAGCCTCCAGTATCGCTCGCTGCTGCAGCGCATCAAACTCGACAGCCTGCTCGCCCTCCTCAACGACAACGCCGTGGCCGCCGAGATCAACACGGGTCTGCGCTACGTCAACACCGACGTCGGCCGCCTCACGCTCTTTGCGGCCAGCCTGCTGCTCGCCTGGCTCGTCGCCGCGCTGCTCTACTACCGCGTCTACCGGCTGATGCAACACCTCATCACCCGCAAGGAGGACCTGACGGACGAGATGATGCTCAACAACATCGAGAGCATCCGCCGCCCGCTCTTCATCATTATCCTCGCCTACGGCCTGCAGGTCGGTCTGGAGATCCTGCAGCATCCGAGCAGCTCCCAGGATGAGAGCACCCTCTTCTACTTCGTCTACCTGGCGGCCTTCAGTTACATCGTCATCCGGCTGGTCGACAACTTCTTCTACCACTTCCTGCATCAGCGCACCGGGCTCAAGAACCGGCAGATGCGCAGCGAACTGGTCAACCTCATCCTCTCGATCATCAAGATCGCCATCATCATCACCGCCGTTCTTTTCTTCCTGGTGCATATCGGCGTCAATATTACCGGCCTCGTCGCTTCGCTGGGCATCGGCGGCCTGGCGGTCGCCCTGGCGGCGAAGGATACGCTCAGCAACTTCTTCGGTCTGCTCAAGATCCTCTCGGACAACTCCTTCTCCCAGGGGGACTGGATTCAGGCAGGAGACGTCGAAGGGACCGTCGTCGAGATCGGCTTCATCAGTACCGATATCCGCACCTTCGACAACGCGCTCATCACGGTGCCGAACGAAAAACTCGCCAACGTCCCGCTGAAAAACTACAACCGCCGCAAGGTCGGCCGCCGTATCAAGATGCATATCGGCGTCACCTACGGTTCGGACCGCGCAGCGCTGGCCAAGGCGATCGACGAAATCCGCCAGATGCTCCTGGAGCACCCCGATACCGTCGTCCCGGGCGAGTATGACACCGAGATGTACAACCGGCTAAAAAAACGCGAAAAGCGCCTCATCTCCGTCGAGGACAAGTTCGGCATCAAGACGAGCCTGATGGTCTACCTCGATGAGCTCTCCGCCTCGTCGATGGACATCCTCATCTATACCTTCACCAACACCGTCGACTGGGAGGAGTGGCTCCGGATCAAACAGGAGATCATCTTCAAGATCTGGGAGATCCTCGACGCGAACGGTCTCGCATTCGCCTTCCCGTCGCAGTCGCTCTACTTTGACCAAGATAACATTCGCGACAGCGTGGCGCCGATGTTCAAAAATCAACCGGAAAAATAA
- a CDS encoding 4Fe-4S binding protein translates to MVDHMTRRRNDLLGWPLVAALFKNRRVLFIVRTAAALLFVSAIGFGLRYPAVAENPYTTAVFWSLFWPFFMIVSIVLIGPGFCGVCPHGVIGRFFSKIGAQKEAPAWLKHRGIGLGILIAAYWVPVYLFPGALKTPWVAAALFAGLTLLALFVFSRYKDMAYCTYLCPIGSVTKSYGKLGAVRLQTYRDACDSCTTFDCAKACETGLQPYLFEKKNSMRDCTLCMDCAQACEAVSLQLVKPSKGMFGEVNDRHTIHTYVYILLLAIITITMHFHHGLGHSPVKTQTPWYAAGQWLASFLPAGVDWVGFAALVMALGVTGALVLGGYAVAAALANKPFKSFLHRNSYALAPMMIIGSLSHVGSFFFLEYASDLANAWYWLTGSTETMKPLASMRDGWVHLFSLFGYVGALWSAVILYSRLGMYEFSTAKRLAAFAASGATIWFYIGLLVLSVVVRSH, encoded by the coding sequence ATGGTCGATCATATGACGCGGAGGAGAAACGACCTGCTGGGCTGGCCGCTGGTAGCGGCTCTGTTTAAAAACAGGCGCGTACTTTTCATCGTGCGGACGGCGGCTGCGCTGCTTTTCGTCTCCGCGATAGGGTTCGGCCTGCGCTATCCGGCCGTGGCGGAGAACCCCTATACCACGGCCGTTTTCTGGTCGCTGTTCTGGCCCTTTTTCATGATCGTCAGCATCGTGCTGATCGGGCCGGGATTCTGCGGGGTCTGCCCCCACGGGGTGATCGGCCGTTTCTTTTCGAAAATCGGTGCGCAAAAGGAGGCGCCGGCGTGGCTGAAGCATCGCGGCATCGGGCTGGGCATCCTGATCGCGGCCTACTGGGTGCCGGTCTACCTTTTTCCGGGCGCGCTTAAGACCCCATGGGTCGCCGCGGCACTCTTTGCCGGGCTGACGCTGCTGGCACTCTTCGTCTTCTCCCGTTACAAGGATATGGCCTACTGCACCTACCTCTGCCCGATCGGCAGCGTGACCAAAAGCTACGGGAAACTGGGGGCGGTCCGTTTGCAGACCTACCGCGACGCCTGCGACTCGTGCACGACCTTTGACTGCGCGAAAGCCTGTGAGACAGGGTTGCAGCCCTACCTCTTCGAGAAGAAAAACTCCATGCGCGACTGTACGCTCTGCATGGATTGCGCGCAGGCTTGCGAGGCGGTATCACTGCAGCTGGTGAAACCTTCCAAAGGGATGTTCGGCGAGGTCAACGACCGCCACACCATCCACACCTATGTTTATATCCTGCTGCTGGCGATCATTACCATCACCATGCATTTCCACCACGGGCTCGGGCATTCGCCGGTAAAGACGCAGACACCGTGGTACGCGGCGGGGCAGTGGCTCGCATCGTTCCTGCCCGCGGGCGTGGACTGGGTCGGTTTTGCGGCACTCGTCATGGCGCTGGGCGTCACCGGCGCGCTCGTGCTCGGCGGCTATGCCGTCGCCGCGGCGCTGGCGAACAAGCCCTTTAAGAGCTTCCTGCACCGCAACAGCTACGCCCTGGCCCCGATGATGATCATCGGGTCGCTCTCGCACGTGGGGTCGTTCTTCTTCCTGGAGTACGCCTCCGACCTCGCCAACGCCTGGTACTGGTTGACCGGTAGTACGGAGACGATGAAGCCGCTGGCCTCCATGCGCGACGGCTGGGTCCACCTCTTCTCGCTTTTCGGCTATGTCGGGGCCCTCTGGAGCGCCGTCATCCTCTACAGCCGCCTGGGCATGTACGAGTTTTCCACGGCCAAACGTCTGGCGGCCTTTGCCGCTTCGGGGGCGACGATCTGGTTCTATATCGGGCTGCTGGTGCTCTCAGTGGTAGTCAGGAGTCACTGA
- a CDS encoding YeeE/YedE thiosulfate transporter family protein, whose amino-acid sequence MPRTIPWWAGGILMSLLFFFTFSEWGAGRPIGASTGMAYLSEVLFGLDADRHEYTALIETSGAWEGVMLIGVFFGGLFMSLFVTKTFHISTIPTLWKARKNSSVPSRMAWSFIAGFLLVYGARLAGGCNAGHILSGGSQTAVSGMIFTVVALGTGMITGRFFYKRKKSCA is encoded by the coding sequence ATGCCTCGTACAATACCTTGGTGGGCCGGCGGCATCCTGATGAGCCTGCTCTTCTTTTTCACCTTTTCCGAATGGGGAGCGGGGCGGCCGATCGGCGCCTCGACGGGCATGGCCTATCTCTCCGAGGTGCTGTTCGGCCTTGATGCCGACAGGCATGAATACACGGCCCTGATCGAGACGTCGGGCGCCTGGGAGGGGGTGATGCTGATCGGCGTCTTTTTCGGCGGCCTCTTCATGTCGCTCTTCGTGACGAAGACCTTTCACATCAGCACCATCCCGACGCTGTGGAAAGCGCGCAAAAACAGCTCGGTCCCTTCACGGATGGCCTGGAGTTTTATTGCCGGTTTCCTCCTCGTCTACGGGGCGCGGCTCGCCGGCGGCTGCAACGCGGGGCATATCCTCTCGGGGGGGAGCCAGACCGCCGTCAGCGGGATGATCTTTACCGTCGTCGCCCTGGGCACCGGGATGATCACCGGCCGCTTCTTCTATAAACGGAAAAAGAGCTGCGCATGA
- a CDS encoding TonB-dependent receptor, with the protein MKKGLLLSIPAALTTLMGADTYSLDAVSVTATKFERETKEVPQSVAVVDNEEIEERNVLNVKDAIETIPGVITMSKNNGYDSRLIIRGAGLKARYGIREIMVMRDGVPMTDPDSFTRMDFIDVDDMESVEVFKGPGSIYAANASGGVVFIKSKSVFDTDNNRVKIGYGTYDTLNANVKGSFAIDESNYVGVSVSRRQSSNNWRDWNEFDTTQASLKYGHLFEDDASLQMEFAYTEANLQLPQSLSADEFAAFKETGETTNTNGAWQQSGRYSDTYFFNVQYEKSFGDLTFKPQAYFTKWGHYHPVTGLINDAPDNYVVGTDLAFDAKHTLFNRDASLVFGLTARSDIRDNSKKYTYRDTIDVPGPSTRIIKVTSDAKGDLAGVEDGTSTLYGFYVQETFAPAERLLVDVGLRYDHLSFDIDGTEYLAYDYADGNYTTGEGDYSVTESYDLLSPKVGATFALTETLNVYGLIAAANQAPTDSEVRANLTYGSSPSLKASLSVNYEIGMKQRSRDWSMDLSLYYNAVRDEIVAVKGADNTTYYTNAGKTKRIGAELSLDYLVNDVVDVGANGAWFDYSYSDYVDGGVDYSGNRQRYIPDYQYSLFAGYHDGSLSARIEGISYGPFYMDDLNTEKYDGFTLVTNLSLAYTSGHHRYQFNVNNLFDQRYATEVDKTTGYGGPKYYYTPGMPQFAMLTYTYTF; encoded by the coding sequence ATGAAAAAGGGGCTTTTATTAAGTATCCCGGCGGCACTCACGACGCTGATGGGAGCGGATACCTACTCCCTGGACGCCGTGAGTGTCACCGCGACAAAATTCGAACGTGAAACCAAAGAGGTGCCGCAGAGCGTCGCTGTCGTCGACAACGAGGAGATCGAAGAGCGCAACGTACTCAACGTCAAAGATGCCATTGAAACGATCCCGGGGGTCATCACGATGAGCAAAAACAACGGCTACGACAGCCGGCTCATTATCCGAGGCGCGGGGCTGAAAGCGCGCTACGGCATCCGGGAGATCATGGTCATGCGCGACGGGGTCCCGATGACGGACCCGGACAGTTTCACGCGGATGGACTTTATCGACGTTGACGACATGGAGAGCGTCGAGGTCTTCAAAGGGCCGGGTTCGATCTACGCGGCCAATGCCAGCGGCGGGGTCGTCTTTATCAAGTCCAAATCCGTTTTCGATACGGACAACAACCGTGTTAAGATCGGGTACGGCACCTATGACACCCTCAATGCCAACGTCAAGGGCTCCTTTGCGATCGACGAGAGCAACTATGTCGGCGTCAGCGTCTCCCGTCGCCAGTCCAGCAACAACTGGCGCGACTGGAACGAGTTCGATACGACCCAGGCGAGCCTGAAATACGGCCACCTCTTCGAGGATGACGCTTCGCTGCAGATGGAGTTTGCCTATACCGAAGCGAACCTGCAGCTGCCCCAGTCTCTCAGCGCCGACGAATTCGCCGCCTTCAAAGAGACGGGGGAGACGACGAACACCAACGGCGCGTGGCAGCAGAGCGGCCGCTACTCCGATACCTACTTCTTCAACGTGCAGTACGAGAAGAGCTTCGGCGACCTGACCTTCAAACCGCAGGCGTATTTCACGAAGTGGGGACACTACCACCCGGTTACGGGGCTGATCAACGATGCCCCGGACAACTACGTCGTCGGGACGGACCTCGCTTTTGATGCGAAACATACGCTTTTTAATCGCGACGCCTCCCTCGTCTTCGGCCTGACGGCGCGCAGCGACATCCGCGACAACAGCAAGAAGTACACCTACCGCGACACCATCGACGTCCCGGGACCGAGCACGCGTATTATCAAAGTCACCTCCGATGCGAAAGGGGATCTGGCCGGGGTCGAAGACGGTACGAGCACGCTTTACGGCTTTTACGTGCAGGAGACCTTCGCGCCCGCGGAGCGGCTGCTCGTGGACGTGGGGCTGCGGTACGACCACCTCTCCTTCGATATCGACGGGACGGAGTACCTGGCCTACGACTATGCTGACGGCAACTACACAACAGGCGAGGGCGACTACAGCGTCACCGAGTCCTACGATCTCTTGTCGCCGAAAGTCGGCGCGACGTTCGCGCTCACGGAGACGCTCAACGTTTACGGCCTCATCGCCGCGGCGAACCAGGCGCCGACGGACAGCGAAGTGCGGGCCAACCTCACCTACGGCAGTTCTCCGTCGCTCAAAGCCTCGCTGTCGGTCAACTACGAGATCGGTATGAAGCAGCGCAGCCGCGACTGGAGCATGGATCTGTCGCTCTACTATAATGCCGTGCGCGACGAGATCGTGGCGGTTAAGGGGGCCGACAATACGACCTATTACACCAATGCGGGCAAAACGAAACGCATCGGGGCGGAGCTCAGTCTCGATTACCTCGTCAACGACGTGGTGGACGTCGGTGCCAACGGCGCATGGTTTGATTACAGCTATAGCGATTACGTCGACGGCGGGGTGGATTATTCCGGTAACAGGCAGCGCTACATCCCCGATTACCAGTATTCGCTCTTTGCCGGATACCATGACGGCAGCCTCTCCGCGCGCATCGAGGGGATCAGCTACGGTCCTTTCTACATGGACGACCTCAATACGGAGAAGTACGACGGCTTTACGCTGGTCACGAACCTGAGCCTTGCCTACACCTCCGGGCACCACCGTTACCAGTTCAACGTCAACAACCTCTTCGACCAGCGCTACGCGACGGAAGTGGATAAAACGACCGGCTACGGCGGCCCGAAGTACTACTACACGCCGGGCATGCCGCAGTTCGCGATGCTGACCTATACCTATACGTTCTAA
- a CDS encoding MerR family transcriptional regulator, whose product MEYKISEVVAKTGVPKSTILYYIKEGLLPEARKLKPNVHRYNDEHVERLRYIRYMKEEVGSSIEQIKAALGNPNRSLSSSLSMIEPLMNTLSRVPADAEHYTEAEFVEAFELDAAVVRRLMETGILLPTGEADFTHKDAAIVNLVAAFESVGVAPDILKAYAEHARGLAVLERQMQQSLCNARTDDNFSTLWKILFETLFAAKPYLFDRNTYKVFVSALKAELNADETRS is encoded by the coding sequence GTGGAGTATAAGATCTCGGAAGTCGTCGCCAAGACCGGAGTGCCCAAATCGACCATCCTCTACTACATCAAAGAGGGGCTGCTGCCCGAGGCGCGAAAGCTCAAACCCAACGTCCACCGCTATAACGACGAACATGTGGAGCGGCTGCGCTACATCCGGTATATGAAAGAGGAGGTGGGAAGCAGCATCGAGCAGATCAAGGCGGCGCTGGGCAACCCGAACCGGTCGCTTTCGAGCTCGTTGTCGATGATCGAACCGCTGATGAATACCCTCAGCCGTGTCCCCGCCGACGCGGAACACTATACGGAGGCGGAGTTTGTCGAGGCGTTCGAGCTGGACGCCGCCGTCGTTCGGCGGCTGATGGAGACGGGCATCCTCCTGCCGACGGGGGAGGCGGACTTCACCCATAAAGACGCGGCCATCGTCAACCTGGTCGCCGCCTTCGAGAGCGTCGGGGTCGCCCCCGACATCCTCAAAGCCTACGCCGAACACGCCAGAGGACTCGCCGTCCTCGAGCGGCAGATGCAGCAAAGCCTCTGCAACGCCCGGACGGACGACAACTTCTCGACGCTGTGGAAGATCCTCTTCGAGACCCTCTTTGCCGCCAAGCCCTACCTCTTCGACCGGAACACCTACAAGGTCTTCGTCTCCGCCCTGAAAGCGGAGCTCAACGCGGACGAGACGCGTTCATAA
- a CDS encoding inositol monophosphatase family protein has protein sequence MPRYDQLKAIAQEAGSLFLKGYHAPKEVRYKSDIDLVTQYDVAVEELLKARLAEAFPDHTLVGEESSATITYPEKAIYIDPIDGTTNFVHGIPFCAISIGIWEDQQPVAGCVYNPVLEELFYAEKGKGATLNGEPIRVDAEADSLPRALIATGFPYTKIEQGGDYEWVLRTMRSMLPFTRDIRRLGSAALDLCYTAKGTFAGFYEINLKPWDVAAGILIVLEAGGAVSREDGEPYTLERRIIVATNGKIHDALVAKLGEAPAT, from the coding sequence ATGCCGCGCTACGACCAACTGAAAGCCATCGCCCAGGAGGCGGGCAGCCTCTTCCTGAAGGGGTACCACGCCCCCAAAGAGGTGCGCTACAAGAGCGACATCGACCTCGTCACCCAGTACGACGTCGCCGTCGAGGAGCTGCTCAAAGCCAGGCTCGCCGAGGCCTTCCCCGACCATACCCTTGTCGGCGAGGAGAGCAGCGCAACGATCACCTACCCTGAAAAGGCGATCTACATCGACCCCATCGACGGCACGACGAACTTCGTGCACGGCATCCCCTTCTGCGCCATCTCCATCGGCATCTGGGAGGATCAGCAGCCCGTGGCCGGCTGCGTCTACAATCCCGTCCTCGAGGAGCTCTTCTATGCCGAAAAGGGCAAGGGGGCCACGCTCAACGGCGAACCCATCCGTGTCGACGCCGAAGCCGACAGCCTGCCGCGGGCACTGATTGCGACAGGTTTCCCCTACACCAAGATCGAGCAGGGCGGCGACTACGAGTGGGTGCTGCGCACCATGCGCAGCATGCTCCCCTTTACCCGCGACATCCGCCGCCTCGGCTCCGCGGCCCTGGACCTCTGCTACACGGCCAAAGGCACCTTCGCGGGCTTTTACGAGATCAACCTCAAACCGTGGGACGTCGCGGCGGGGATCCTGATCGTTCTCGAAGCCGGCGGGGCGGTAAGCCGCGAGGACGGGGAGCCCTACACCCTGGAGCGGCGCATCATCGTCGCAACCAACGGGAAGATCCACGATGCGCTGGTGGCAAAACTGGGAGAGGCGCCCGCAACGTAG
- the pgm gene encoding phosphoglucomutase (alpha-D-glucose-1,6-bisphosphate-dependent), with translation MAHPEAGTQATDAQLIDLTDLIARYYELKPDPAEPTQRVAFGTSGHRGNSLKASFNEEHILAITQAVCEYRKSAGITGPLFIGRDTHALSDPAQMTAIRVCAANEVQVCIAGEDVFTPTPVLSFTILEYNKTHTEKADGIVITPSHNPPTDGGFKYNTPNGGPADTDVTAVIEQRANEILEHRLEAVHALSLETAMSGEYVQTYDFITPYVEALPQIVDIEAIKAAKLRIGVDPMGGTALPVYRKINKLLGLNLLLVNEKVDPRFAFMTLDHDGKIRMDCSSPYAMASMIKLRDKYDIAFGNDADADRHGIVTPHSGLMNPNHYLSVAIWYLFTHRRKKGVLSFIPFIEGKAWKDTDMGIGKTAVSSSMIDRIAKSLGAKLYEVPVGFKWFVGGLYGGDLAFGGEESAGASFLRMDSTPWSTDKDGIIMNLLAAEIRAVTGKDPGAIYEGFEAEFGQSFYARIDAVADPEQKAKLKAITPEDITADTLAGEPIVQRFSNAPGNDAALGGLKLVTENGWAAMRPSGTEDIYKIYAESFISETHLKRIQEEAQAILSDFFAR, from the coding sequence ATGGCCCACCCCGAAGCCGGCACCCAGGCTACCGATGCACAGTTGATCGACCTGACCGATCTGATCGCCCGATACTATGAGCTCAAACCCGACCCGGCCGAACCGACGCAGCGGGTCGCATTCGGGACCTCCGGCCACCGGGGCAACTCCCTCAAGGCCAGTTTCAACGAAGAGCACATTCTCGCCATTACCCAGGCCGTCTGCGAATACCGCAAAAGTGCGGGCATTACCGGGCCGCTCTTTATCGGCCGCGACACCCACGCCCTCTCCGACCCGGCCCAGATGACCGCCATCCGCGTCTGCGCCGCCAACGAGGTGCAGGTCTGCATCGCCGGGGAGGATGTCTTCACCCCGACGCCGGTACTCTCCTTCACCATCCTCGAATACAACAAGACCCATACGGAAAAAGCCGACGGCATCGTCATCACCCCGTCGCACAACCCGCCCACCGACGGCGGCTTCAAGTACAACACCCCCAACGGCGGCCCCGCGGACACCGATGTCACCGCCGTGATCGAGCAACGGGCCAACGAGATCCTCGAACACCGCCTCGAAGCGGTGCACGCCCTCAGCCTCGAGACGGCGATGTCCGGCGAATACGTGCAGACCTATGACTTCATCACCCCCTACGTCGAGGCCCTGCCGCAGATCGTCGACATCGAGGCCATCAAGGCGGCGAAACTGCGCATCGGCGTCGACCCGATGGGCGGGACGGCCCTGCCGGTCTACCGCAAGATCAACAAGCTGCTCGGCCTGAACCTCCTCCTTGTCAACGAAAAGGTCGACCCCCGCTTTGCGTTTATGACCCTGGACCACGACGGCAAGATCCGCATGGACTGCTCGTCGCCCTACGCCATGGCCTCCATGATCAAACTGCGCGACAAGTACGACATCGCCTTCGGCAACGACGCCGACGCCGACCGCCACGGCATCGTCACGCCCCACAGCGGGCTCATGAACCCCAACCACTACCTCAGCGTCGCCATCTGGTACCTCTTCACCCACCGCCGGAAAAAAGGCGTGCTCTCTTTTATCCCCTTCATCGAAGGCAAAGCATGGAAAGACACCGACATGGGCATCGGCAAAACGGCCGTCTCGAGCTCGATGATCGACCGCATTGCAAAAAGCCTCGGTGCGAAACTCTATGAGGTCCCCGTCGGCTTCAAATGGTTCGTCGGCGGCCTCTACGGCGGCGACCTCGCCTTCGGCGGCGAAGAGAGCGCGGGGGCGAGCTTCCTGCGGATGGATTCGACCCCGTGGAGCACGGACAAGGACGGCATCATCATGAACCTCCTGGCCGCCGAGATCCGCGCCGTCACCGGCAAAGACCCCGGGGCCATCTACGAAGGCTTCGAAGCGGAGTTCGGGCAATCCTTCTATGCCCGCATCGACGCCGTCGCGGACCCGGAACAGAAAGCGAAACTCAAAGCGATCACACCCGAGGACATCACCGCCGACACCCTCGCCGGCGAGCCGATCGTGCAGCGTTTCAGCAACGCCCCCGGCAACGACGCCGCCCTGGGCGGGCTGAAGCTCGTCACCGAAAACGGCTGGGCCGCCATGCGCCCGTCGGGCACGGAGGACATCTACAAGATCTACGCCGAAAGTTTTATCTCCGAAACCCACCTTAAAAGGATCCAGGAGGAGGCCCAGGCGATCCTCTCGGATTTCTTCGCCCGATAG